Proteins co-encoded in one Nocardioides sp. genomic window:
- a CDS encoding folate-binding protein: MTGVRSPLLDLPGAVEAEGVDAGVAAHYGSLFGEQVALERGEGFVDLSHRDVVRIAGPDRLTWLHSLTTQWFETLEPGVWTTALILSPQGHVEHAFTGVDDGTTFTAHTEAGAGEALVAWLDRMRFMTRVEVSTVPDLAATWRATSEGFTYDFVPRERLVAYAEAAGPPAGMWAFEALRIARGEPRFGLDTDHRTIPNEVGWIGPAVHLEKGCYRGQETVARVHTLGRPPRRLTLLHLDGSENRLPANGAEVQHGDRSIGFVGSSARHHELGPIGLALLKRNVPIDAALVVDGLPAAQEVVVDPEVGLHVRPRLG; the protein is encoded by the coding sequence ATGACCGGCGTACGCAGTCCGTTGCTCGATCTGCCCGGAGCGGTCGAGGCCGAGGGTGTCGACGCCGGTGTGGCGGCGCACTACGGCTCGCTGTTCGGTGAGCAGGTGGCGCTGGAGCGTGGGGAGGGCTTCGTCGATCTGTCGCACCGAGATGTCGTACGCATCGCCGGTCCTGACCGACTCACCTGGCTGCACTCCCTGACGACCCAGTGGTTCGAGACACTCGAGCCCGGCGTGTGGACGACCGCGTTGATCTTGAGCCCGCAAGGACACGTCGAGCATGCGTTCACCGGGGTCGACGACGGCACCACGTTCACGGCACACACCGAGGCCGGCGCGGGTGAAGCGCTGGTCGCATGGCTGGACCGGATGCGCTTCATGACCCGAGTCGAGGTGTCGACGGTGCCCGACCTCGCGGCGACCTGGCGCGCGACCAGCGAGGGATTCACCTATGACTTCGTGCCGCGCGAGCGCCTGGTGGCGTACGCCGAAGCGGCCGGCCCCCCGGCCGGCATGTGGGCCTTCGAGGCCTTGCGGATCGCGCGTGGTGAGCCGCGTTTCGGACTCGACACCGACCACCGCACGATCCCCAACGAGGTGGGCTGGATCGGTCCGGCGGTGCATCTGGAGAAGGGCTGTTATCGCGGCCAGGAGACGGTGGCCCGCGTACACACTCTCGGACGCCCGCCGCGGCGGCTCACGCTGCTGCATCTCGACGGTTCGGAGAACCGGTTGCCCGCCAACGGAGCCGAGGTGCAGCACGGTGACCGGTCGATCGGATTCGTCGGCTCCTCTGCGCGGCACCACGAACTCGGCCCGATCGGGTTGGCGCTGCTCAAGCGCAACGTGCCGATCGACGCGGCCTTGGTGGTGGACGGACTTCCCGCCGCCCAGGAGGTCGTCGTCGATCCGGAGGTCGGGCTGCACGTCCGTCCCCGGCTCGGGTGA
- a CDS encoding response regulator transcription factor has translation MSQLLLLTSELSSSAEILPALALLPHSVKILPAEISALVDAPASDAVLVDGRRDLAHARDLCRLIRTTGSTLPVLLILTEGGLAVIQSDWGVDDFVLPTAGPAEVEARLRVATGRLNAGEAEAPDPVIRSGEVTVDEAAYTAKVGGRMLDLTFKEFELLKHLAQHPGRVFSRQQLLSEVWGYDYFGGTRTVDVHVRRLRAKLGPDKEHLIGTVRNVGYRFVIPSRTEARTQEELEMADDQP, from the coding sequence ATGAGCCAGTTGCTGCTGCTGACGAGCGAACTCAGCTCGTCGGCCGAGATCCTGCCCGCGCTCGCGCTGCTCCCCCACAGCGTGAAGATCCTGCCCGCCGAGATCTCCGCTCTCGTCGACGCTCCCGCGTCCGACGCCGTGTTGGTCGACGGTCGCCGAGATCTCGCGCATGCGCGTGACTTGTGTCGGCTGATCCGTACGACCGGCTCGACCCTGCCCGTGCTGCTCATCCTGACCGAGGGCGGTCTCGCGGTGATCCAGTCCGATTGGGGAGTCGACGACTTCGTGTTGCCCACGGCGGGTCCGGCCGAGGTGGAGGCGCGGCTGCGGGTAGCCACAGGGCGCCTCAACGCCGGCGAAGCAGAGGCCCCCGATCCGGTGATCCGTTCGGGTGAGGTGACGGTGGACGAAGCGGCGTACACGGCGAAGGTCGGTGGTCGCATGCTCGACCTGACTTTCAAAGAGTTCGAACTCCTCAAGCATCTGGCCCAGCACCCGGGTCGCGTCTTCTCCCGACAGCAGTTGTTGTCGGAGGTGTGGGGTTATGACTACTTCGGCGGTACGCGTACGGTCGATGTCCACGTTCGGCGGCTGCGCGCCAAGCTCGGCCCCGACAAGGAGCACCTGATCGGCACCGTACGCAATGTCGGATATCGCTTCGTGATCCCGTCTCGGACCGAAGCGCGGACGCAAGAAGAACTGGAGATGGCCGATGATCAGCCCTGA
- the pstB gene encoding phosphate ABC transporter ATP-binding protein PstB, with protein MAKSIDVSDLDIYYGDFLAVQGVTMTIRAKAVTAFIGPSGCGKSTFLRALNRMHEVIPGARVEGTVNVGGQSLYGPGVDPVAVRREIGMVFQRPNPFPTMSIYENVLAGNRLNSKRMPKSQADDIVERSLKGANLWNEVKDRLNKPGQGLSGGQQQRLCIARAIAVEPQVLLMDEPCSALDPISTSAIEDLIHELKTDYTIVIVTHNMQQAARVSDDTGFFNLKAAGEPGHLVEFNPTSKMFANPDHESTEAYISGRFG; from the coding sequence ATGGCTAAGAGCATTGATGTGTCCGACCTGGACATCTACTACGGCGACTTCCTGGCCGTCCAGGGCGTCACCATGACGATCCGCGCCAAGGCGGTGACGGCGTTCATCGGCCCGTCGGGCTGCGGCAAGTCGACGTTCCTGCGGGCGCTCAACCGGATGCACGAGGTGATCCCCGGCGCTCGAGTCGAGGGCACCGTGAACGTCGGCGGCCAGTCGCTGTACGGCCCGGGTGTGGATCCGGTGGCCGTACGCCGCGAGATCGGCATGGTCTTCCAACGGCCGAACCCGTTCCCCACCATGTCGATCTACGAGAACGTGCTCGCCGGCAACCGCCTCAACAGCAAGCGGATGCCCAAGTCGCAGGCTGACGACATCGTCGAGCGCTCGCTGAAGGGCGCGAACCTGTGGAACGAGGTCAAGGATAGGCTCAACAAGCCCGGCCAGGGCCTCTCGGGTGGACAGCAGCAGCGGCTGTGCATCGCACGTGCGATCGCGGTGGAGCCGCAGGTGCTGCTGATGGACGAACCGTGTTCGGCGCTGGACCCGATCTCGACGTCGGCAATCGAGGATCTGATCCACGAACTCAAGACCGACTACACGATCGTGATCGTGACGCACAACATGCAGCAGGCGGCTCGGGTGTCGGATGACACCGGGTTCTTCAACCTCAAGGCGGCCGGCGAGCCTGGGCACCTGGTGGAGTTCAACCCGACCAGCAAGATGTTCGCCAACCCCGACCATGAGTCGACCGAGGCTTACATCTCGGGTCGCTTCGGCTAA
- a CDS encoding FABP family protein, which translates to MVFEIPDNLHPDCMPVAWLLGTWAGNGHGDYPTIDSFQFGQELIFTHDGRPFFHYFARSWIVDEAGEKVRDAALETGFLRCRPEGRLELVLAHTSGISEIWYGQADAGKIELHTAGVGFTESAKEVTEGARMYGNVEGDLLYAYDMGAVGQELQPHLWARLQRR; encoded by the coding sequence ATGGTTTTCGAGATCCCGGACAACCTGCATCCCGACTGCATGCCGGTCGCGTGGCTGCTCGGCACCTGGGCCGGCAACGGACACGGCGACTACCCGACGATCGACTCCTTCCAGTTCGGCCAGGAGTTGATCTTCACCCACGACGGCCGCCCGTTCTTCCATTACTTCGCCCGATCCTGGATCGTCGACGAGGCGGGGGAGAAGGTGCGTGACGCCGCCCTGGAGACGGGCTTCCTGCGGTGCCGTCCCGAGGGCCGGCTCGAACTCGTGCTCGCGCACACGTCCGGCATCTCGGAGATCTGGTACGGCCAGGCCGACGCCGGGAAGATCGAGTTGCACACCGCCGGTGTCGGCTTCACAGAGTCGGCCAAGGAAGTGACCGAGGGCGCGCGGATGTACGGCAACGTCGAAGGTGACCTGCTCTACGCCTACGACATGGGCGCGGTCGGCCAGGAACTGCAGCCGCACCTGTGGGCCAGGTTGCAGCGGCGATGA
- the pstC gene encoding phosphate ABC transporter permease subunit PstC, whose product MSDTATPTKPPRGLGDRIFGGLALSAGITILLALAGVFLFLFVEGYPGLSVDEHFYRPFTTFWGYVWPLIFGTTLAAILALLISVPFAIGIALFVSHYAPKALRTPVAYVMDLLAAVPSVVFGLWGGGILAKQITGFQGWLHDTLGFLPFFAGPPSATGRTMLNAGIVLAIMILPITAALCREVFAQTPRLHEEAALALGATRWEMIRLAVFPYARSGMVSAIMLGLGRALGETMAVAMVLSAAPVVTLNLISSSNPATIASNIATNYKEATPDKQAVLIATGLVLFAFTFAVNFLARWIAGRGERKQAK is encoded by the coding sequence GTGTCTGACACCGCGACACCCACGAAGCCTCCTCGAGGGCTAGGAGACCGCATTTTCGGCGGGCTCGCCCTCAGTGCGGGCATCACCATCCTGCTGGCCCTGGCCGGCGTCTTCCTCTTCCTCTTCGTGGAGGGCTATCCCGGTCTGAGCGTCGACGAGCATTTCTACCGTCCGTTCACGACCTTCTGGGGCTATGTCTGGCCGCTGATCTTCGGTACGACGCTGGCCGCCATCTTGGCGCTGCTGATCTCGGTGCCGTTCGCGATCGGCATCGCTCTCTTCGTGTCGCACTATGCGCCCAAGGCGCTGAGGACTCCGGTCGCCTACGTCATGGACCTGCTTGCCGCCGTGCCCAGCGTGGTCTTCGGCTTGTGGGGTGGAGGCATCCTGGCCAAGCAGATCACCGGGTTCCAGGGCTGGTTGCACGACACCCTCGGCTTCCTGCCGTTCTTCGCGGGCCCCCCGTCTGCCACCGGGCGCACCATGCTCAACGCCGGCATCGTGCTGGCCATCATGATCTTGCCGATCACCGCGGCGTTGTGCCGTGAGGTCTTCGCGCAGACCCCCCGGCTGCATGAGGAGGCGGCACTCGCGCTCGGTGCGACTCGGTGGGAGATGATCCGGCTCGCCGTCTTCCCGTACGCCCGCTCGGGCATGGTCTCCGCGATCATGCTCGGTCTCGGCCGCGCGCTCGGCGAGACGATGGCGGTCGCCATGGTCTTGTCTGCGGCGCCCGTGGTGACGCTGAACCTGATCTCGTCGTCCAACCCCGCGACGATCGCGTCCAACATCGCCACCAACTACAAGGAGGCGACCCCGGACAAGCAGGCGGTGTTGATCGCCACGGGTCTGGTGCTGTTCGCCTTCACATTCGCGGTCAACTTCCTGGCGCGCTGGATCGCCGGGCGCGGTGAGAGGAAGCAGGCGAAATGA
- the pstA gene encoding phosphate ABC transporter permease PstA translates to MTSTIQAPKSDQMTRSSLPRQAPAIMVAVSLASGVLIWLLSDSIGLGGLTSAAVMAFGTFAWATAVEGRRSGVDKLITTLVWLAFLGALIPLLWLLFTVLKNGLPVINAQFLTYSMRNVLGDAQGGLYHALIGTVLITLGAALISVPVGIFAAIYLVEYGAKSRLARWVTFLVDVMTGIPSIVAGLFALSLFVLIFGPAVRFGLGGSVALSLLMIPTVVRSTEEMLRLVPNDLREASYALGVPKWRTITKVVLPTALGGIVTGVVLAISRVIGETAPLLVVAGFTDSVNTNMFDGRMMTLPVFIYTQYTASTPKGLSYAWGGALVLIVIVMLLNLIARIIGRIFAPKKA, encoded by the coding sequence ATGACCTCCACGATCCAAGCGCCGAAGTCCGACCAGATGACCAGGAGCAGCCTGCCGCGGCAGGCCCCGGCCATCATGGTCGCGGTCTCCCTCGCCTCAGGTGTCCTGATCTGGCTCCTCAGCGACAGCATCGGGCTCGGGGGGCTCACTTCGGCCGCAGTCATGGCCTTCGGCACCTTCGCATGGGCGACAGCCGTCGAGGGACGCCGCTCCGGCGTCGACAAGCTGATCACGACATTGGTGTGGCTGGCGTTCCTCGGCGCGCTGATCCCGCTGCTGTGGCTGCTCTTCACCGTGCTCAAGAACGGCCTGCCGGTCATCAACGCGCAGTTCCTGACGTACTCGATGCGCAACGTGCTCGGAGATGCCCAGGGCGGTCTCTATCACGCACTGATCGGCACGGTGCTGATCACGCTGGGAGCCGCCCTGATCTCGGTGCCCGTAGGTATCTTCGCCGCGATCTACCTGGTCGAGTACGGAGCCAAGAGCCGGCTGGCTCGGTGGGTGACCTTCCTCGTGGACGTGATGACCGGCATCCCCTCGATCGTGGCCGGTCTCTTCGCCCTGTCCCTGTTCGTGCTGATCTTCGGCCCCGCGGTCCGGTTCGGGCTGGGAGGGTCGGTGGCGTTGTCGCTGCTGATGATCCCGACGGTCGTACGCTCGACCGAGGAGATGCTGCGACTGGTGCCCAACGACCTGCGCGAGGCGTCGTACGCCCTGGGCGTGCCCAAGTGGCGCACCATCACCAAGGTGGTGCTGCCCACCGCGCTCGGGGGCATCGTCACCGGTGTCGTGCTGGCCATCTCGCGAGTCATCGGGGAGACCGCTCCGCTGCTGGTGGTCGCGGGCTTCACCGACTCGGTCAACACCAACATGTTCGACGGCCGGATGATGACGCTGCCGGTGTTCATCTACACCCAATACACCGCGTCGACGCCGAAGGGTCTGTCGTACGCCTGGGGTGGCGCGCTCGTCCTGATCGTCATCGTGATGCTGCTCAACTTGATCGCTCGGATCATCGGAAGGATCTTCGCTCCGAAGAAGGCCTGA
- a CDS encoding DUF47 family protein has protein sequence MAFRIRPVEGTFFEQFSALAEHAATGADLLAEMLADDCDRAGVLEGLTKCKREADLVTHRLIKQVNATFVTPFDHEDVYRLTLALDHVMDQIEQAGALIELYQVNTLLSEFSSQVEVLQRCAEVTTQVMPRLRALRGIEEYWIEIHRLENLGDTTHRRVLGQLFDGSRKALEVIRLKDISAALEGAVDAFEQVANIVEQIAVKES, from the coding sequence GTGGCTTTCCGCATTCGTCCCGTCGAGGGGACCTTCTTCGAGCAGTTCTCTGCTCTCGCGGAGCACGCGGCTACCGGGGCTGATCTCCTGGCCGAAATGCTGGCCGACGATTGCGATCGCGCGGGGGTGCTCGAGGGGCTCACCAAGTGCAAGCGCGAAGCTGACCTGGTCACCCACCGCCTGATCAAGCAGGTCAACGCCACGTTCGTCACCCCCTTCGACCACGAGGACGTCTACCGCCTCACCCTCGCGCTCGATCACGTCATGGACCAGATCGAACAAGCCGGAGCGCTGATCGAGCTCTACCAGGTCAACACACTCCTCTCGGAGTTCTCCAGTCAGGTCGAGGTTCTGCAACGGTGTGCGGAGGTCACGACCCAGGTAATGCCGCGACTGCGTGCGCTGCGTGGGATCGAGGAGTACTGGATCGAGATCCACCGGCTGGAGAACCTCGGCGACACCACGCACCGGCGCGTGTTGGGGCAACTCTTCGACGGCAGCCGCAAAGCGTTGGAGGTGATCCGGCTCAAGGACATCTCGGCCGCGCTGGAGGGTGCCGTCGACGCCTTCGAGCAGGTCGCGAACATCGTGGAGCAGATCGCCGTCAAGGAGTCCTGA
- a CDS encoding inorganic phosphate transporter yields the protein MELTIVIVVVGAALVFAFTNGFHDSANAIATSISTRALTPRIGLILAAVMNFVGALVGQKVAQTVAETVGTPAGTHGLVIVLSGLLGAIAWNLVTWFFGLPSSSSHALIGGLVGAALAAGATVNWGSIESKVLLPMVASPLLGFVIAFVLMLALMWLLRRRRPAVLNRRFRGLQVISAAALALGHGLQDAQKTMGVIVLALVTYAPHNYSSDTLPLWVVLSSAAAISLGTYSGGWRIMRTLGRTIAKLDPARGFAAETTATGVLYVMALYFHAPVSTTHTITAAVMGAGATKRRSAVRWTVARSIAVAWVLTFPAAGLVAAACYGVAAACGLTG from the coding sequence ATGGAACTCACCATCGTGATCGTGGTGGTCGGCGCCGCCCTGGTGTTCGCCTTCACCAACGGCTTCCATGACAGCGCCAACGCCATCGCGACCTCGATCTCGACCCGAGCGCTCACCCCTCGCATCGGGCTGATCCTGGCTGCGGTGATGAACTTCGTCGGCGCACTCGTCGGGCAGAAGGTGGCGCAGACAGTCGCCGAGACGGTCGGCACACCGGCCGGCACCCACGGCCTGGTGATCGTCTTGAGCGGACTTCTCGGTGCCATCGCGTGGAACCTCGTGACGTGGTTCTTCGGACTGCCCTCCTCGTCGTCGCACGCGCTCATCGGGGGCCTGGTGGGCGCAGCACTCGCCGCCGGCGCCACGGTCAACTGGGGGTCGATCGAATCCAAGGTGTTGCTGCCGATGGTGGCGTCACCACTGCTCGGTTTCGTGATCGCCTTCGTGTTGATGCTCGCGCTGATGTGGCTGCTGCGTCGCAGGCGCCCTGCCGTACTCAACCGCAGATTCCGCGGCCTCCAGGTGATCTCCGCAGCCGCGCTGGCATTGGGCCACGGGCTCCAGGACGCTCAGAAGACGATGGGCGTGATCGTGCTCGCCCTGGTGACGTACGCACCGCACAACTACAGCAGTGACACGCTGCCACTCTGGGTGGTGCTGAGTTCGGCCGCGGCGATCTCGCTGGGCACCTACTCCGGTGGGTGGCGGATCATGCGGACCCTGGGTCGCACGATCGCCAAACTCGATCCGGCCCGAGGGTTTGCGGCCGAGACCACGGCCACCGGCGTGCTCTATGTGATGGCGCTCTACTTCCACGCACCGGTCTCCACCACCCACACCATCACCGCCGCCGTGATGGGCGCGGGCGCGACCAAGCGGCGCTCGGCCGTACGCTGGACGGTCGCCCGCTCGATCGCCGTCGCCTGGGTGCTGACCTTCCCGGCCGCGGGCCTGGTCGCCGCTGCCTGCTACGGCGTGGCTGCGGCGTGCGGGCTGACGGGTTAG
- a CDS encoding DsrE family protein yields MRDLVVKVTCGADDPERCNQAFTVAASAAAAGANVSLWLTGEAAWFALPGRAEEFDLPHAAALADLLTAVAGAGTVTVCTQCATRRGITEGDLREGVRIAGAATFAEEILREGVQALVY; encoded by the coding sequence ATGCGCGATCTCGTGGTGAAGGTGACCTGTGGTGCGGACGATCCGGAGCGGTGCAATCAGGCATTCACGGTCGCGGCATCCGCCGCAGCGGCCGGCGCGAACGTCTCCCTGTGGCTGACCGGGGAGGCCGCCTGGTTCGCGCTGCCCGGACGGGCCGAGGAGTTCGATCTCCCGCACGCGGCGGCACTTGCCGATCTGCTCACGGCGGTTGCCGGGGCCGGCACCGTGACGGTGTGTACGCAGTGCGCGACTCGCCGCGGGATCACCGAAGGCGACCTGCGCGAGGGCGTACGTATCGCCGGCGCCGCCACGTTCGCCGAGGAGATCTTGCGCGAAGGCGTGCAGGCACTGGTGTATTAG
- a CDS encoding RNA degradosome polyphosphate kinase, protein MSTPSDSTLHPHETRLRDEGPEGADPFAHPTDTFDVEPPYEPDHGALAAVEKYEDRFLDRELSWLRFNQRVLELAEDEQLPLLERARFLAIFAGNLDEFFMVRVAGLKRRIAAGVALRAASGLLPREVLDQIWTTTETLMRRHAEVFRDQIVPALADEGIELVRSHELTKDEQKLAKRLFKERIFPVLTPLAVDPAHPFPYISGLSLNLAVLARNPETGTEHFARVKVPQTFDRFVPLGNQRFVPMEDLIAEHLGRLFPGMEILKAHTFRVTRNEDLEVEEDDTENLLQALERELLRRRFGPPVRLEVEESIDPEVLDLLVSELGVKLPEVIRLPGPLDLTGLHAISDLDREALKFRAYIPSTHPSLAEVESASPVDVFGATRRRDILLHHPYDSFATSVQRFLEQAAADPHVLAIKQTLYRTSGDSPIIDALVDAAEAGKQVLVIVEIKARFDEEANIRWARKLEHAGCHVVYGQVGLKTHCKLALVVRDEPDGLRRYAHIGTGNYNPKTARVYEDLGLLTCDGEITEDVAHLFNNLSGLSLNAAYDTLMVAPDSVRDSLVDTIHREIEHHLAGRPARVRIKANSIVDETLIDALYLASQAGLPVELLIRGICALRPGVPGLSETITVRSILGRYLEHSRIVSVENGGEPTAWIGSADLMHRNLDRRVEVFVPLPTADSVAEIRQLLDLAFDPDTTAWELDSEGVWTLRRGTRNLQTTLIERDRRLRG, encoded by the coding sequence ATGAGTACGCCGTCGGACAGCACCCTGCACCCGCACGAGACCCGACTGCGCGACGAGGGGCCCGAGGGTGCCGACCCCTTCGCCCACCCGACCGACACCTTCGACGTCGAGCCGCCCTACGAGCCCGATCATGGCGCGCTCGCTGCCGTGGAGAAGTACGAAGACCGATTCCTGGACCGGGAACTGTCCTGGCTGCGCTTCAACCAGCGGGTCCTCGAACTCGCCGAGGACGAGCAGTTGCCGCTGCTGGAGCGAGCCCGCTTCCTGGCGATCTTCGCGGGCAACCTCGACGAGTTCTTCATGGTGCGGGTGGCCGGCCTGAAGCGACGCATCGCCGCAGGCGTGGCCCTGCGCGCGGCGTCGGGGCTGCTCCCGCGCGAAGTGCTCGACCAGATCTGGACGACGACCGAGACGCTGATGCGCCGTCACGCCGAGGTCTTCCGCGACCAGATCGTTCCTGCCCTAGCCGACGAGGGCATCGAACTGGTCCGCTCCCACGAACTGACCAAGGACGAGCAGAAGCTGGCCAAGCGGCTGTTCAAGGAGCGCATCTTCCCGGTGCTGACCCCCTTGGCCGTCGACCCGGCGCACCCCTTCCCGTACATCTCCGGGCTCTCCCTCAACCTCGCGGTGCTGGCGCGCAACCCCGAGACCGGCACCGAACACTTCGCCCGCGTGAAGGTGCCGCAGACCTTCGACCGGTTCGTGCCGCTGGGCAATCAGCGGTTCGTCCCGATGGAGGATCTGATCGCCGAACATCTGGGGCGGCTGTTCCCCGGCATGGAGATCCTCAAGGCCCACACCTTCCGAGTCACCCGGAACGAGGATCTGGAGGTCGAGGAGGACGACACCGAGAACCTCCTCCAGGCACTCGAACGCGAGTTGTTGCGGCGTCGGTTCGGCCCACCCGTACGCCTGGAGGTCGAGGAGTCGATCGATCCGGAGGTGTTGGATCTCCTGGTGTCGGAGTTGGGGGTCAAGCTGCCCGAGGTGATCCGGCTGCCCGGTCCGTTGGACCTCACCGGTCTGCACGCGATCAGCGATCTGGACCGTGAGGCGCTGAAGTTCCGCGCGTACATCCCCAGCACCCACCCGAGCCTCGCGGAGGTGGAATCGGCCTCGCCCGTGGACGTGTTCGGCGCCACCCGCCGACGCGACATCCTGCTGCACCACCCGTACGACTCCTTCGCCACCAGCGTGCAGCGCTTCCTCGAGCAGGCCGCCGCCGACCCGCACGTGTTGGCGATCAAGCAGACGCTCTATCGCACCTCCGGCGACAGCCCGATCATCGATGCCCTCGTGGATGCGGCCGAAGCGGGCAAACAGGTCCTGGTGATCGTCGAGATCAAGGCGCGCTTCGACGAGGAGGCGAACATCCGGTGGGCGCGCAAACTCGAGCACGCGGGCTGCCATGTGGTCTATGGCCAGGTCGGCCTCAAGACCCACTGCAAACTCGCCCTGGTCGTACGCGACGAGCCCGACGGGCTGCGCCGGTATGCCCACATCGGCACCGGCAACTACAACCCCAAGACCGCTCGGGTCTATGAGGACCTCGGGCTGCTTACCTGCGACGGCGAGATCACCGAGGATGTCGCGCACCTGTTCAACAACCTGTCGGGGTTGTCGCTCAATGCGGCCTACGACACCTTGATGGTGGCGCCCGACTCCGTGCGCGACTCGTTGGTCGACACGATTCACCGCGAGATCGAACACCACCTGGCGGGGCGCCCCGCGCGAGTGCGAATCAAGGCCAACTCCATCGTCGACGAGACCTTGATCGATGCGTTGTATCTGGCCTCCCAAGCCGGGCTGCCGGTCGAGTTGTTGATCCGCGGCATCTGCGCGCTGCGCCCTGGCGTACCCGGCTTGTCCGAGACGATCACCGTGCGCTCGATCCTGGGACGCTATCTGGAGCACAGCCGGATCGTGTCGGTCGAGAACGGCGGCGAGCCGACAGCCTGGATCGGCTCGGCCGACCTGATGCACCGCAACCTCGACCGTCGGGTGGAGGTCTTCGTCCCCCTGCCCACCGCCGATTCGGTCGCCGAGATCCGCCAACTGCTCGACCTGGCGTTCGACCCCGACACCACGGCGTGGGAACTCGACAGTGAGGGCGTGTGGACGCTGCGCCGCGGCACCCGGAACCTGCAGACCACGCTCATCGAGCGGGACCGTCGACTCCGAGGGTGA
- the mshD gene encoding mycothiol synthase — protein sequence MTASQLSLRQFRPDDLEDVRRVIAQAESYDRVAPLDEAALLDLVHRGEAVRVVLAQDGFATVRGDALDLVVAPSARRRGLARSLAAAALAGADAPSTAWAHGDLPGTYRLAAHFDFQVARQLLVMRLGPAALLPDLEAPTGVTISTFTPDDTDDLLRVNASAFAQHPEQGRLTRPDFEERAQERWFDPAGLLLARDEAGGLLGFHWTKRHSETDGEVYVVGVSPQAQGRGLGRTLTLAGLHHLRDGGARDIHLYVEADNAPAVKVYQRLGFTVDRRDTHVQYHRRS from the coding sequence GTGACCGCATCTCAGCTGTCCTTGCGACAGTTCCGGCCCGACGACCTGGAGGATGTACGACGGGTCATCGCCCAGGCCGAGTCCTACGATCGGGTCGCGCCCCTCGACGAGGCCGCACTGCTCGACCTGGTCCATCGTGGCGAGGCGGTCCGAGTGGTCCTGGCACAAGACGGATTCGCGACCGTACGCGGTGACGCCCTCGATCTGGTGGTCGCGCCCTCTGCTCGCCGACGGGGACTGGCGCGAAGTCTCGCCGCTGCCGCCCTCGCGGGAGCCGACGCCCCGAGCACCGCGTGGGCGCACGGCGACCTGCCGGGTACGTACCGGCTTGCCGCACACTTCGACTTCCAGGTGGCCCGACAACTGCTGGTCATGCGACTTGGTCCAGCGGCGCTGTTGCCCGACCTCGAAGCGCCTACCGGCGTCACGATCTCGACTTTCACGCCCGATGACACCGACGACCTGCTGCGGGTCAACGCATCGGCGTTCGCCCAGCATCCCGAGCAGGGCCGGTTGACCAGACCCGACTTCGAAGAGCGTGCCCAGGAGCGTTGGTTCGACCCGGCCGGGCTGCTGCTCGCCCGAGACGAGGCGGGCGGGTTGCTGGGCTTCCACTGGACCAAACGGCACTCGGAGACCGACGGCGAGGTGTACGTCGTGGGGGTCTCTCCGCAGGCACAGGGTCGCGGCCTAGGCCGTACGCTCACCCTCGCCGGTCTGCACCACCTGCGCGACGGCGGCGCCCGCGACATCCATCTCTATGTCGAAGCCGACAACGCCCCGGCCGTGAAGGTGTATCAACGCCTGGGCTTCACCGTCGACCGCCGAGACACACACGTGCAGTACCACCGCCGCAGTTGA
- a CDS encoding MoaD/ThiS family protein has protein sequence MTPATAQDSDHETGGPVVVRLWAAARAAAGAGEILVDLAEPTTLAAVTDHLAQSYGERLAAVLAVCSVLVDEHPASAQDPAEVSVLPGQTLDFLPPFAGG, from the coding sequence ATGACCCCCGCGACCGCGCAAGACTCCGACCACGAGACCGGTGGCCCGGTGGTCGTACGCCTGTGGGCCGCGGCACGCGCGGCGGCCGGTGCGGGCGAGATCCTGGTCGACCTCGCGGAGCCGACCACGCTCGCGGCCGTGACCGACCATCTCGCGCAGTCGTACGGCGAGCGCCTCGCGGCAGTGCTGGCGGTGTGCTCGGTTCTTGTTGACGAGCACCCTGCATCGGCGCAGGATCCAGCCGAGGTCTCGGTGCTTCCGGGGCAGACACTGGACTTTCTGCCCCCCTTCGCCGGCGGCTGA
- a CDS encoding PqqD family protein, which translates to MISPDTILVQESGLLGTSTATQRVVLNEKFEYLGLDPIAEHIFELLETPTSFDNLVGILTQEFAISPERCRADITPFLEKMVEHRLLRTT; encoded by the coding sequence ATGATCAGCCCTGACACGATCCTGGTGCAGGAATCCGGACTGCTGGGTACGAGCACGGCGACCCAACGCGTCGTACTCAACGAGAAGTTCGAGTATCTGGGCCTGGACCCGATCGCCGAGCACATCTTCGAATTGCTGGAGACGCCGACGTCGTTCGACAACCTGGTGGGCATCCTGACCCAGGAGTTCGCGATCTCGCCCGAGCGTTGTCGCGCGGACATCACTCCCTTCCTGGAGAAGATGGTCGAGCACAGACTGCTCCGCACGACGTGA